From the Microbacterium thalassium genome, one window contains:
- a CDS encoding SRPBCC family protein — translation MPEVIRSLEIQAPPSVVWRWFESQDALRRWFRPDLTIELTVGGAFRTLSEDGETWISGTVLELVPEGRMVLSWLEEDAGWVHPGRLMIELAASATGTRVTLTHDGFAGIGKPGWEGTYAAYERGADRHRLLEKLATVVMSGE, via the coding sequence ATGCCTGAAGTCATCCGCTCCCTCGAGATCCAGGCGCCGCCGAGCGTCGTGTGGCGCTGGTTCGAGTCGCAGGACGCGCTGCGCCGGTGGTTCCGCCCCGATCTGACCATCGAGCTCACGGTCGGCGGAGCGTTCCGCACCCTCAGTGAGGACGGCGAGACGTGGATCAGCGGCACCGTGCTCGAACTCGTGCCCGAGGGCAGGATGGTGCTCTCATGGCTCGAGGAGGACGCCGGCTGGGTGCATCCGGGCCGGCTCATGATCGAACTCGCCGCGAGCGCGACCGGAACGCGCGTGACGCTCACGCACGACGGCTTCGCCGGCATCGGCAAGCCGGGCTGGGAGGGCACGTATGCCGCGTACGAGCGGGGCGCCGACCGTCACCGGCTGCTCGAGAAGCTGGCGACCGTGGTGATGTCGGGTGAATGA